In Hevea brasiliensis isolate MT/VB/25A 57/8 chromosome 13, ASM3005281v1, whole genome shotgun sequence, a single genomic region encodes these proteins:
- the LOC131172049 gene encoding protein ACCELERATED CELL DEATH 6-like yields METCTYIDAELLKAAEDGKLETFKDDPESIDSLLSPNKNTILHIYLSTLSERSTEFIKEVLNIRPSLLRKVNVHGDTPLHIAARYGHADAAKELIEQAKASTRDERDLESGEGTRESEMAAVRKMLRMTNINKETALHEAARNERSLGVVEAIMSNEDPTEFTYSANNRGETPLYIAAKSRRIPTVFKLLCHPNSQSLAYGGPNGKTTLHEATMLDFGDEGSKNEGMRKKVLEKYRSLAKEKDTAVRTAQCPGYIVYEMIDRLLAIWSNLARETDEKGWTPLHYAVYARNWAAVDVLLDVDKSTAYIADKYWKRTALHIAACRGFQYEMELIIDGCPDCCELTDSRGWNVIHYAVISKNDEVLKAALQYSSLIYLLYGEDVKGNTPVHLYKTYHSRLPSFIKNAYEDNDMFKHWRTLHDQIQMEGDFKSENLAWMKDLGTGPLGKIEMQNIEGLKTKKNMIRKFEDVKDSHLVAAALIATVTFAAMFTLPGGYISDENDLKKGTPILSGNSAFTAFMISDTIAMVLSTSCVFIHFILVMLGYLERYYWLIKCAFSFLFYAMVAMVITFVTGAYAVLAPTFGYGICVIGLSFFFFIFYSIISVTWSLFLSDDDDEEVNSYKHQIKTFSWLTGGIFWLGFLFIALHLELRDMFKKFKKWRKGGNYGRNPGPIPFDVQKEAWQTLSVDNQLGLVFSQPDDVVRDSVLWPSSPFLCSLCGLEALAIVVGSGIVAAACSCSAVFVVDSVAPGWRGGAEAMGRVDFDLIFRLYVAVEGGGGVSCGGESGLGGRIDNGETWRGEV; encoded by the exons ATGGAAACTTGCACTTACATTGATGCCGAGTTACTGAAAGCGGCAGAAGATGGCAAACTTGAAACATTCAAAGATGATCCAGAATCAATTGATAGCCTACTGTCTCCAAATAAAAACACAATATTGCATATCTACCTTAGCACTCTAAGTGAAAGATCCACCGAGTTTATAAAGGAGGTACTTAACATTCGTCCGTCGCTGTTACGGAAGGTCAATGTCCACGGCGATACTCCGTTGCACATTGCAGCAAGGTACGGGCATGCTGATGCTGCAAAAGAGCTAATCGAACAGGCAAAGGCTTCAACACGTGATGAAAGAGATTTAGAGAGCGGAGAAGGGACAAGAGAGAGTGAAATGGCGGCAGTAAGGAAGATGTTAAGGATGACAAATATAAATAAAGAAACAGCCTTGCATGAGGCGGCACGAAATGAAAGAAGTCTGGGTGTTGTGGAAGCAATAATGAGTAATGAAGATCCAACAGAGTTTACATATTCTGCCAATAATCGTGGAGAAACTCCGCTTTACATAGCTGCTAAAAGTAGAAGGATACCGACAGTTTTTAAACTATTATGTCATCCCAATTCACAATCACTGGCTTATGGTGGTCCCAATGGTAAAACGACATTACATGAGGCAACAATGCTGGACTTCGGAGATGAGGGCTCAAAAAATGAAG GGATGAGAAAGAAGGTATTGGAGAAATACAGATCCTTGGCCAAAGAGAAAGACACAGCAGTGCGGACTGCACAATGCCCTGGATATATTG TGTATGAGATGATAGATAGGCTATTGGCGATATGGAGTAACTTGGCCAGAGAAACAGATGAAAAAGGATGGACTCCACTTCACTATGCTGTGTACGCAAGAAATTGGGCAGCGGTCGACGTGCTATTAGATGTGGATAAATCTACTGCTTATATAGCCGATAAATATTGGAAGAGGACTGCTCTTCACATTGCAGCCTGTCGAGGCTTCCAATACGAAATGGAATTGATTATTGATGGATGCCCGGATTGCTGCGAACTTACTGATAGTAGAGGCTGGAATGTCATTCATTATGCAGTGATCAGTAAAAATGATGAAGTGCTAAAAGCAGCGCTCCAATATTCATCATTGATTTATCTTTTATATGGAGAAGATGTTAAAGGAAATACGCCTGTCCACCTATACAAGACTTATCATTCTCGTTTGCCTTCTTTCATAAAAAATGCATATGAAGACAATGATATGTTCAAACATTGGAGAACATTGCACGATCAAATTCAAATGGAAGGAGACTTTAAG AGTGAAAATTTAGCATGGATGAAAGACCTTGGCACTGGACCATTAGGGAAAATTGAAATGCAAAACATAGAAGGCCTAAAGACCAAAAAAAATATGATACGTAAATTTGAAGATGTCAAAGACTCTCATTTGGTAGCTGCAGCACTTATAGCAACAGTAACGTTTGCAGCGATGTTCACCTTACCAGGAGGTTATATAAGTGATGAAAACGATTTAAAGAAGGGGACTCCTATCTTAAGCGGAAATTCAGCTTTTACAGCATTTATGATATCAGACACTATAGCTATGGTTTTATCCACTTCTTGTGTCTTTATCCATTTTATATTGGTGATGTTAGGATATCTGGAAAGATACTATTGGTTAATAAAATGTGCCTTCAGCTTCCTCTTCTATGCTATGGTAGCAATGGTGATTACATTTGTGACAGGCGCTTATGCAGTTTTAGCACCTACGTTTGGATATGGCATTTGTGTCATCGGATtgagcttcttcttcttcatattttattCGATCATAAGCGTAACATGGAGTTTATTTCTTTCGGACGATGATGATGAAGAAGTTAATAGCTACAAACATCAAATAAAAACTTT CTCTTGGCTGACTGGCGGAATTTTTTGGTTGGGTTTCTTGTTCATTGCCCTCCATTTGGAGCTTCGAGATATGTTTAAGAAGTTTAAAAAGTGGCGGAAGGG AGGCAATTATGGTAGAAACCCTGGTCCTATTCCTTTTGATGTTCAAAAGGAAGCATGGCAAACGTTATCAGTAGATAACCAACTTGGTTTAGTGTTCTCACAACCTGATGATGTTGTG AGGGATTCTGTGCTTTGGCCTTCCTCTCCTTTCTTGTGTTCTCTTTGTGGCCTTGAAGCT CTAGCTATTGTTGTTGGTTCGGGTATTGTAGCTGCTGCATGTTCTTGTTCTGCAGTGTTTGTTGTAGATTCTGTTGCTCCTGGTTGG